ATGATCAGTCCATGTGATCCACGGAATTTTGTTTTTGTGACCGCGCAAATTCGTTTTAAATTCAAACTCAACTTCTTTAGCCTCATTGAGTGATTTAATACCTTTTTTTCGCAATCCAACTTGTTTTCCGCTTGAGTCTCTTGTTTTTACAAATACCTCGTACAAAACTTTTCCGTCTTTTGAATACTTAGAAATAGACATTTTATCGTTCCTTTCTAAGCAACAAACTTCTTAATTCATGGATCTTGAATCTGAGTTGTCTACCGAATTTAAAGTAGGGGACTTGTCCGCGACATACTTTAATTCGTAAAGCGTTTTCAGTAATTCCAAGATACAAGGACGCAAGTTTTGTATTCAGAAATTCGGGCGCGATTCGATTTTCAAAGAACGGGTCTTGCTGTTCATTAGCCAAGACCTTAATTACGTGATCATTATTGTTTATCAATTACTCCTTTTCAAGAGGGTTAGGTGTGCGTTAAAAATTTACGTAAACTATTGATTTTATTAGGCATTATTAGCTCATTTTGATTGTATTGCTTTTGAATATACAATAGCATACAATGTCATTATGAAATTTGACTGGGATGATACTAAAAACAGAATCAATCAAAAGAAGCACGGCGTATGGTTTGAAGAAGCTCAAACTGTTTGGGCTGATGAATATTCTATTGAGTTTTTTGATCCTGAACACAGCGAAGGTGAAGATCGTTTTATTCGCATAGGGTTATCCTCACGGTCGAATTTACTAATAGTTGTTTTTTGCGAAAGAGATCATGGAGATGTTGTCCGTATCATAAGCGCAAGGAAGGCCACAGATAAGGAGAAAAAAAGTTATGAAGAAGGAATATGATTTAAGCAAATTAAAAAAGAGACCTAAAAAAGCAACTGTTGATAAGGATGCTGTAAAAACGCAAATCAGTCTTCGCGTTGATGGATCTGATCTGTCAGATATCCGTACAGAGGCGGAACGACTGGGCATACCTTATCAAACTTTTATAAGCAGCATTTTACATCGCTACGCAACGGGTGATCTTGTGGATCGGAAATCTCCAGAAATAAAAAGACTCATTAAAACTGTGTCTTAAACGGAGATTAAAAATTGATAAAAGACCACTATTAGTATCT
This genomic interval from Bdellovibrionales bacterium contains the following:
- a CDS encoding BrnT family toxin, producing the protein MKFDWDDTKNRINQKKHGVWFEEAQTVWADEYSIEFFDPEHSEGEDRFIRIGLSSRSNLLIVVFCERDHGDVVRIISARKATDKEKKSYEEGI